The sequence GCTGACTGGCACGAAATGATGGCCAGTGTTCATTCAGTCTGAAGAGGTGAGTTGGTTGAAAGCCGTATAATTGTCATATTAACTCTTCTCCACAGGTATCGTTCTTCATGACTAATACCCTGGGTAGGCGCCGTCGTTCTCTAACAGCTTCCTTTGAAGACTACAAGGAATTAGCTTTGGCATCTGGAGGCCAAGCCATCCAGGTATCAAAGTCACAGCTGCCTCAGGCCACAGACATCATTCTTGATAGCTCAACATCAGCCCTGGTAAGATTTTGGCACTGTACAAATATCCTTGACCTGAAGCATGAATCAGACCTGAACTTATGGAAAATTGTCCACCTTTCCCTCAGGTGACAGTTCTTAATCGAGCAACGAATGTTGGAAGTGAAGAGACTTTCCCCTTTATGTTGGATGAATCATTGACAAATATCACTATTTACATCACAGGAACATCCATTACTTTTACACTGACCAACCCTGCTGGTAACTCACAGTTCCAAACACTTAAGATGGTATGAATGTCTTCCCTTCTCACTGAAAATATTGTCACGATGATGTATGCATAACTTTTATAGGGGTGAGCCAGAATCACAATGAGCCCAGCGGTAAACTGGGAGCCATTCAGACAGTGGGGAACCTGAGAAGAATTCGTCTTAACTCTAACAAGCAAGCAGGACTCTGGAAGATCACCGTCAAATCCACCCAACCATACACACTTAAAGTCACAGGTCAGATactgtttatttgtgtgttaCATATATACACAGTTGAATGAACTAAATTACCCAGTCTTTAGGTAATCAGGAGTTTCAGCTCCACCagaaaagttttgttttgtcgTCTCAACATTTCTGAACCACGAATTTGCCTCTCAGCTAAAAGAAACTGGTGTCTTTCCCACTTTATCACAAAGTGGCATCTTTTAAGGAAAGTCCAGGGTTTAGGGAGGCTTAAATGGAAAACTGCGTATCTTAAACTCCCATCAGCCCACTAACCTACAAAGAAGTGCTCGCTGGTATTTAAGGCCTCAAATTGGTTTAATGAAACGTAAAATAGCAAGAAGAGAACGTGTCCATTGTTTCTAGGACCTGTTCGTTAGTGGTGTCTGAGTTGTTCTTATTCAGTGTCAGTATTTACTGTGAATGTTTGTCCCCAGGCCAGAGCACACTTACCTTCATCTATGATTTTGTGGAAAGCTTCGGAGGACCCCACTCAGGTTATGCAACACTCAGTGGGCGCCCACAAGCAGGTAAAGTAACTCCAATAAGTTCTGGTAAAAATGTTATTAGCTCCTATTATTTATgtcttatttattttatgtcaacTTGAACAAGTGCTTCTTTCCTCCAGGCCAACCCGCCAACCTGATGCTCTCAGTAATTGGTAGAAAAGGTCCATCCTCGATGACTGTTACTGAAGTCGGCTTGGTAatagtgtctggttctgagaATGCTACCAATGGAAAAATGACTGACATGGGCAATGGAAACATTCTGGTGACTGTTGATAAGGTCCCCGAGGGCGAGTTTGTGGTCATTATGAAGGGAGTGGACAAAGTATCAAACAGCGAATTTCAGAGACAGTCGACGACCCAGATGTCCATATCCAAAGTGAATATCCAGGTATGTCATTTTACCTCCTCTTTACATCCTCACATTGGACTTTTACTGATGACAGAAAACATGACGATTGAAAATCAATCTATAAATCCAAAGTATTATAGAATTTAATATATTAGAACATTGAAATTTGAGTTGCATAACAATGAGTCCTCTTAACCTGTTTCTCCTCCTTATCTCTTCTAGGCTGTGGTGGGCAGCAGTGTGGAGCCAGGAAAGGCCTTCAGTATCCCCTTTAGTGTAATGACCCAGGGTGTTGGTGGTCCATACACCATCAATGCAAGAAATGACAAACAATTTACCATGAACTACCCAAATAAGTGAGAAGAAGCTACTACAAattatttctttgtttaatgTTAAAATCTGGGATGATAACATGCCATTGCTATTTGGTAGCAGGGTAGCTTAGATTAGTGAAAGacctgatgaaagaagaaaacagcttggcttcagtttaatggaAATACAGTTGAATCTCTAAGCCCCGTGTCAgctacagtcatgtgaaaaagaaactacacCCTCgttttcataaataaattttaaaaaatctatTGGTCCTGATACATGTCAGATGAACATCAACACATGACGTTAAACATGATTATTTATTGGAGAAAAACTAAGCTTAaatacagaagcagtgtgtgaaaaactaaacaCACCCTATGATTTATGATTAATTTCCTGGTAGAACCACCTGTAGCAGCAGTAACTGGAAGTGAATGTTTTCCGGATGCAACATCAGTCTCTTACGTCATtattttggcccactcttctgtATTACATTGCTCTTACAATTTGAGGAGTCACATTTATGTATCCCTGTCTCCTTGTTGAGTAAATGAGTGTGTTTGAGTATCTGCGTTGTTATTCCAACCAAACACGTTAACTGGAATCATCTTTAGATTCTACAGACCCTGTTTGTGAAATCTCAAAATtgtattttttcctcttttgacaGGCTAACCTTGACAACTGGACAGTATGCTAATGGTACGTTGACTATTACATCGCCTGCTGCCACAGAATCGGGCACTGATGTCACTCTGACTATTGAAGCCAAGTCATCGAGTGGTTCTGACTCCAACTTCGCAGTTCTGAGATTGTCTGTTTTGAACAAGGTAACCAGAGTTTTCCTCGATTAGATATGGTTGGAATCAGTGAAATACAGTGGCATGCTAATGTCTGCTAAAAACTTCTGTTCATGTGAATAGTGAGGTAAGGTTGGGATGAACTGACTTCTAAAAGGCATTTAGTTAAAATTCTCAGAAATTACTCTTTCATTTCACTGTTTTCTGtttcaaaataacaaaaaactaCAGGGCTTccaaataaacaaaattaaataaataaatggtaaATAAAAGTTTCACAGTTTGCAAATGCCTTTTATAGCCATTTAAAGGTTTTTACCACacatttttccttctttctgaaGGTCTTCTGTAGGAAAAAGCAGGTTTTTATTTGCCTTTTCTCACAGTCCTAGCAGTTCTTTCTAAAATGTTTCTCGGTTTTCCTGATGGTTTTTCAGAGCTCTACTGCTTTGTGAGCATCAATTGTATAAAAGATTTCAGAGTACCGGGCAGGTGCTTAGAGATGATCGCTGAGAGAGGGTTTGAGGGGTCATAGCGtttctaaggctacggctacacgaaaacgaaacgaggttttttttgaaaacgggtacgaaaattcttgcgaccacacggaaacgcgctgctgtccagacgaaaacggatgaaacgatgcagtacacacgccactgtgtcacgccacgctgtgagacaatagagaagtgttaaaattggctcacagcgtcaacgtgtgactgacgcaaaaacgttttagctgtaacaatggaaacgaaacgaggccgttttcaaactttcccactctggaacccgttctcaaaaactatcgttttggggtagtgggaacgccggctccgtgtggccgcgacagcgaaacgataagaaaaagtatcgtttacagtgaaaaacgttttcgtgtagccgcagcctaaaacTCTGAAGTTTGTGTGAATATTTGCCACAATGATAAAAAGTCGTCGCTCTGTAACTACTGTCACTCAAATTTTTGGGGCTGCCCAAAGTTTCTCCTCCTTCACtctaaaactgtaaaaaacagaaataatataTTTAACTTTAAATGTTGAATGTTTTATCTTTAACTCCTCCGTCTTTGGAGATCAGTTCATACTAACTTTACTATCAAGAGCAGAAGATCTTTATATACCATTGCAACTGAGTAGAAGTGTTTTAAACTAAGCCACTAATATTATATTTGCATCTGTCATTCTGTTATAAACTGACATGCTGAATTACtctctcataaacacaaatcccacatctttttttttttttctgtccagaTTACAGATTTCTTTCAGCCAGTGTGCAAACTGGTTGCTGTGCTGGCTGATGATTGCCCTCAAGATGTGTCCCAGTGTGGACCTCACTGGTGGGGGCTTTCGGCTAACCTTACTGATGGAAATGGCACAGGGATAGAAAGCATTTCCATGCGTCAGGGTAATGGAACCTTGACACACACCCTGCTGAGCTCGCCTATCGTCCGTGCAGACTACAACGCCTCCTGCTGTTCACAGATTGTTGAATTTGTAGCTGTAGACAAAGTCGGTAATGTGGGCAGGTGCTATCATTCAATCGTCCGCTCTGGCGGCCCCCCTGCTCTGACTCTGTCACTGCCACTGTGGCTTTGCCTGTTGGTATCCATCTTCGTGGCAAAACCTTGATGTAGTTTTGCTGGGGTTAAAATCCTCCGTCTACTCTCTGTATGAATGTTAGATGATATGAAACAATGTTTTATACCATTTTGCTTGTATGCATGTCGTGGGAGAAAAGAACCATTAATGATTCTTCTTATCATGGGAAAACTGTGCAAACATGATGCTTTATAGATTACATTTTACTTTGAGCATCTAAAAAAATGTTGATCAACAGCCTCCTTCTcaacagaaaaatataaattataATGAAGTACATAATTTGTTGGGGTTTGGGGACTTCTTGTAAATCAATTCAGAAATCTAAGGACTTTCTAGATCTTCAAAAAACACCGACAGTTCTTGCTTCTATACTGTTTTGAATGTGCAAGTCTTAAATAAATACAGAGATCTCTCTGCGCAACGTGTGTTCATTTTTCTCAATAACTTTTCAGCCAATCTGCATAAAAATTTGGCTGGTGAATATCTGTATCAGATAAAGTAACATAATGTAACAAAGTATTAGATAAAGTCCCTGCCTTCCTGCAGTAGACACTTCGTAGTTAAGGTAAAACACAAAAGAGAGACTTTCCCCTTTTTAAAACTGGTGATAATTTAGGAGAACTGTGTCGAAGACTGTGTCTCCAAACAGTCACTGAtgtccacatacacacaataaaGTGTCGGATTAGCAGCTAATCAACTGATGAGCTTCTGTGAGACTGTGCTGCAAGAGGGCAACATTTAACTCCCAGTCTTTTTCTTTGCACTTTTCCTtgtgcaaagaaaaacacaatgaaGGTCAAATCTGACTTTAGAAACGACAACGTGCTGCAGTGACAGACTAAGCTGTGACATGGATCTGCAGCACTGAAATTACAACCCTTTAAAACTGTTACCGCTTCAGCTAATGGTTTTATTTCTATGATTTTCTGTTTAGTTTATCAACATTTTGGTTCATTTACCAATAGATATTAAAGCAAAACTACAGTGAATCTTTCAACCTATAGGGGGCCTGCTCGATTAAAGctaaaatcagaatcagaaacatTCTTGTCAATATTACGCTCAAGATAATTTACACAATTGCTTAGTGAGTTTTTGGTCTTTTGCCAAGAGGTATTGATGGAGGTGGTGGGAAACACACTGGAGTTGTAATTCCAAGACTACAAAGTGTCGTGATGGCTGTGACTGACGGGGGTCTGTTTTTATGCAGACTGGGGGCTGACACCTTGATACCTGCAGTGATGTTATGGGATATGATCCTCGGCACACTTGCATGAAAGTTTGCAGAAGTTGTTACAACTTTTATTTCCTCTTACAGTCCATCATGTTGACTTAGGACTGAACTGAACATTATCACAGCTGGGCAGAAAGGCTTAGGTGTGCCACTGTGAAAGGGGTGAGCTGTGTTTATCACAAACAGGGGCATTGTTGAGAGATGGAATGCAGCACGATAATCGTTTCAGGCTGTGATTGAAAACAGACTGCATAGGGGTATGGgagttagcactgttgcctcacaacaAGAGAGTTCTTGGTTCACATCCCAACTACAgcccctctgtgtggagtttgcatgttctgccTGTGC is a genomic window of Odontesthes bonariensis isolate fOdoBon6 chromosome 4, fOdoBon6.hap1, whole genome shotgun sequence containing:
- the vwa11 gene encoding von Willebrand factor A domain-containing protein 7; translated protein: MASLLGVTLLALALMAPTVAFVPIGGGVSTHVSITGTALLQKVTETCRDVAEDAGDDFNPTGSSPEELVQACLGPKATGLVSGAKFHSALQEIYTQNGLVDRDFVNSAPHHFNSEAFLEGRSLITSGMAAIKANIRKENFKAARETLGRVLHTLQDFYSHSNWVELGNKEPYRNLIRQDLPLENLADKNTATCGDCASGTCPNQILPNILRNKILTSGYLDVFSPLKPEGKCSHGGKADATSTTVPRGGISKDERHSNNAAYHDAAVKAATEASLELLEDIRFAAGDEEFLRMMGIARSSVVCFVIDTTGSMSDDIKEATSVVYEIIDSQKGTQDEPSEYILVPFNDPDFGPMIRTTDADKMKAEISKLKADGGGDAPEMCLSGLQLALTGAPSSSDIYVFTDAVAKDFNLKDTIIALMRSTKSKVSFFMTNTLGRRRRSLTASFEDYKELALASGGQAIQVSKSQLPQATDIILDSSTSALVTVLNRATNVGSEETFPFMLDESLTNITIYITGTSITFTLTNPAGVSQNHNEPSGKLGAIQTVGNLRRIRLNSNKQAGLWKITVKSTQPYTLKVTGQSTLTFIYDFVESFGGPHSGYATLSGRPQAGQPANLMLSVIGRKGPSSMTVTEVGLVIVSGSENATNGKMTDMGNGNILVTVDKVPEGEFVVIMKGVDKVSNSEFQRQSTTQMSISKVNIQAVVGSSVEPGKAFSIPFSVMTQGVGGPYTINARNDKQFTMNYPNKLTLTTGQYANGTLTITSPAATESGTDVTLTIEAKSSSGSDSNFAVLRLSVLNKITDFFQPVCKLVAVLADDCPQDVSQCGPHWWGLSANLTDGNGTGIESISMRQGNGTLTHTLLSSPIVRADYNASCCSQIVEFVAVDKVGNVGRCYHSIVRSGGPPALTLSLPLWLCLLVSIFVAKP